Proteins encoded in a region of the Streptomyces sp. NBC_00258 genome:
- a CDS encoding YifB family Mg chelatase-like AAA ATPase has translation MGFARTCSVALVGVEGVVVEVQADLEPGVAAFTLVGLPDKSLTESKDRVRAAVVNSGGEWPQKKLTVGLSPASVPKSGSGFDLAIACAALGASERIDPRVLSDIVMIGELGLDGRVRPVRGVLPAVLAAADAGYEQVVVPECAAAEASLVPGVSVLGVRSLRQLIAVLTDEPVPDEEPDDQGRPDPLLAGLRMPGTGAATGMHGMGAMQHDHGHDLADVVGQHSARTAVEVAAAGGHHLFLEGPPGAGKTMLAERLPAILPRLSRGESLEVTAVHSVAGLLPPGKPLVDVAPYCAPHHSATMQALVGGGQGVARPGAVSLSHRGVLFLDETPEFSSHALDALRQPLESGHVVIARSAGVVRFPARFLMVLAANPCPCGRFSQRDSLCECPSSAIRRYQARLSGPLLDRVDLRVEVDRVTRSQLTERGARGESTETVADRVRAARERAAARLTDTPWRTNSEVPGRELRSRWYASPGAMDDAERSLERGVLTARGLDRVLRVAWTVADLVGHDRPDVTDVALALQLRTGVPRGVPMAIGALS, from the coding sequence ATGGGATTCGCGCGTACGTGCTCGGTGGCCCTCGTCGGTGTGGAGGGCGTCGTCGTCGAGGTCCAGGCCGACCTGGAGCCCGGGGTCGCGGCCTTCACCCTGGTCGGCCTGCCCGACAAGAGCCTGACGGAGAGCAAGGACCGGGTGCGGGCGGCCGTGGTCAACTCCGGCGGCGAGTGGCCGCAGAAGAAGCTCACGGTGGGCCTCAGCCCGGCCTCGGTCCCCAAGAGCGGCAGCGGATTCGATCTCGCTATCGCATGTGCGGCTCTGGGGGCCTCCGAGCGCATCGACCCACGGGTGCTCTCCGACATCGTGATGATCGGCGAGCTGGGCCTGGACGGGCGGGTCCGGCCCGTCCGGGGTGTGCTGCCGGCCGTGCTGGCCGCGGCGGACGCGGGATACGAGCAGGTGGTGGTGCCGGAATGCGCGGCCGCCGAGGCCTCGCTGGTGCCCGGGGTCTCCGTGCTCGGCGTCCGCAGCCTCCGGCAACTGATCGCCGTCCTCACGGACGAACCGGTGCCCGACGAGGAGCCCGACGACCAGGGCCGCCCGGATCCGCTGCTCGCGGGCCTGCGCATGCCGGGGACGGGCGCGGCCACAGGCATGCACGGCATGGGCGCCATGCAGCACGACCACGGACACGACCTCGCCGACGTCGTCGGCCAGCACTCGGCACGGACCGCGGTCGAGGTCGCCGCGGCCGGCGGACACCACCTGTTCCTGGAAGGCCCACCGGGGGCGGGCAAGACGATGCTCGCCGAGCGACTGCCCGCCATCCTGCCGAGGCTCAGCCGCGGCGAGTCCCTGGAGGTCACAGCCGTCCACTCGGTCGCCGGCCTGCTGCCACCGGGAAAACCCCTGGTCGACGTCGCTCCCTACTGCGCACCGCACCACTCGGCGACCATGCAGGCGCTCGTCGGAGGTGGCCAGGGAGTCGCACGGCCGGGCGCGGTGTCCCTCTCCCACCGGGGAGTGCTCTTCCTCGACGAGACACCCGAGTTCAGCAGCCATGCCCTCGACGCCCTGCGCCAGCCCTTGGAATCGGGGCATGTGGTGATCGCGCGCAGCGCCGGAGTCGTGCGCTTCCCCGCCCGGTTCCTCATGGTGCTCGCGGCGAACCCCTGTCCGTGTGGTCGCTTCTCGCAGCGGGACAGCCTGTGCGAGTGCCCGTCCTCCGCGATCCGCCGCTACCAGGCACGGCTCTCCGGACCGCTGCTCGACCGGGTCGATCTGAGGGTCGAGGTGGACCGCGTCACCCGTTCCCAACTCACGGAGCGGGGCGCGCGGGGCGAATCCACCGAGACGGTCGCCGACCGGGTGCGGGCTGCCAGGGAGCGGGCCGCGGCGCGGCTGACGGACACTCCCTGGCGGACCAACAGCGAAGTGCCGGGGCGGGAGCTGCGCAGCCGTTGGTACGCCTCCCCGGGAGCCATGGACGACGCCGAGCGCAGTCTGGAGCGCGGTGTGCTCACCGCGCGCGGTCTCGACCGTGTCCTGCGCGTCGCCTGGACCGTCGCGGACCTCGTGGGGCACGACCGGCCCGACGTGACGGACGTCGCCCTCGCCCTGCAACTGCGCACCGGGGTCCCTCGGGGGGTGCCAATGGCGATCGGAGCGCTGTCATGA
- the lepB gene encoding signal peptidase I, producing the protein MGNRGKPRSARSAAEDLLPTGSRRTGGPVLPGRAERRKLARRVKRRRQRSAIKEIPLLIGVALLIALVLKTFLVQAFVIPSGSMEQTIRIGDRVLVDKLTPWFGSKPERGDVVVFKDPGGWLEDEQPVAKADDPIVVKQVKEVLTFIGLLPSDNERDLIKRVVAVGGDTVKCCDTQGRVTVNGMPLNEPYINPGDKPSSLNFEVKVPEGRLWVMGDHRSNSADSRYHRTEKYNGTISEDVVGRAMVIAWPIGHWSRLNEPETYASVPDAPGGAGVVLGASHRVATADRYGLIPLPTPAELPLVMGVVGLRRIRRRRRHGVRSGCGGFGGRRTVRTRGPRGATGTTRRFGPPGRRGRRDRRR; encoded by the coding sequence ATGGGTAACCGCGGCAAGCCCCGCAGCGCCCGCAGCGCCGCCGAGGACCTCCTGCCCACCGGTAGCCGACGTACCGGCGGCCCCGTCCTGCCCGGCCGGGCCGAGCGGCGCAAGCTCGCCCGCAGGGTCAAGCGGCGCAGACAGCGCTCGGCCATCAAGGAGATACCCCTTCTGATAGGGGTCGCCCTGCTCATTGCGCTCGTCCTGAAGACGTTCCTCGTCCAGGCCTTCGTGATCCCGTCGGGCTCCATGGAGCAGACGATCCGGATCGGTGACCGCGTCCTCGTCGACAAGCTCACGCCGTGGTTCGGCTCGAAGCCCGAGCGCGGCGACGTCGTCGTGTTCAAGGACCCCGGCGGATGGCTGGAGGACGAACAGCCGGTGGCGAAGGCGGACGACCCCATCGTCGTCAAGCAGGTCAAGGAGGTGCTGACCTTCATCGGCCTGCTGCCCTCCGACAACGAACGGGACTTGATCAAGCGGGTCGTCGCGGTCGGCGGCGACACCGTCAAGTGCTGTGACACCCAGGGCCGCGTGACCGTCAACGGCATGCCGCTCAACGAGCCCTACATCAACCCCGGCGACAAACCCTCGTCACTCAACTTCGAGGTGAAGGTGCCCGAGGGGCGCCTGTGGGTCATGGGCGACCACCGCTCCAACTCCGCCGACTCCCGCTATCACCGCACCGAGAAGTACAACGGCACCATCTCCGAGGACGTCGTGGGCCGCGCCATGGTCATCGCCTGGCCCATCGGTCACTGGAGCCGGCTCAACGAGCCGGAAACGTATGCCTCCGTGCCCGACGCGCCCGGTGGGGCGGGCGTTGTGCTCGGCGCGTCGCATAGGGTGGCCACCGCGGATCGATACGGATTGATCCCGCTCCCGACCCCTGCGGAACTCCCGCTCGTTATGGGAGTGGTGGGCCTGCGTCGCATCCGTCGCAGGCGGCGGCACGGAGTGAGGAGTGGATGTGGGGGATTTGGCGGTCGGCGCACGGTCCGGACACGAGGGCCCCGAGGAGCGACCGGAACGACCCGGAGATTCGGTCCCCCCGGCCGCAGAGGACGACGTGACCGCCGGAGGTGA
- the lepB gene encoding signal peptidase I encodes MSGTSRTDEGHGRLGSKLSGLAMALGCVLFLGGFAWGAIVYQPYTVPTDSMSPTITAGDRVLAERIDGSEVERGDVVVFKQASWGNMPMVKRVVAVGGDTVACCTQDKLTVNGKKVDEPYLPKGSAAEATTIPSIKVPEGRLFLLGDERSGSLDSTAHLTEAGSGTVPRSAVDARVDAVAWPMNGMLARPTNFEPFGAISEPGPLRLVLTAIVVGAVLVLGGGAYGPIAKRAERRRSRTGTTEQALAG; translated from the coding sequence ATGAGCGGGACAAGTCGTACGGACGAGGGCCACGGACGGCTCGGCAGCAAGCTGTCGGGACTCGCCATGGCCCTCGGCTGTGTGCTCTTCCTCGGCGGTTTCGCCTGGGGCGCGATCGTCTACCAGCCCTACACCGTGCCGACCGACTCGATGTCGCCGACCATCACGGCAGGCGACCGGGTGCTCGCCGAGCGGATCGACGGCTCCGAGGTCGAGCGCGGTGACGTCGTCGTCTTCAAGCAGGCCAGCTGGGGCAACATGCCCATGGTCAAGCGTGTCGTCGCCGTGGGCGGGGACACGGTCGCCTGCTGCACGCAGGACAAGCTGACCGTCAACGGCAAGAAGGTCGACGAACCGTATCTCCCCAAGGGCAGCGCGGCCGAGGCGACCACGATCCCGTCCATCAAGGTCCCCGAGGGCAGGCTCTTCCTGCTCGGCGACGAGCGCAGCGGCTCCCTCGACTCCACCGCCCACCTCACGGAGGCGGGCAGCGGCACGGTGCCACGCAGCGCGGTGGACGCCCGCGTCGACGCCGTGGCCTGGCCCATGAACGGCATGCTGGCCCGGCCCACCAACTTCGAGCCCTTCGGCGCCATCTCCGAGCCGGGGCCCCTGCGCCTGGTCCTCACGGCGATCGTGGTGGGCGCGGTACTCGTCCTCGGCGGAGGGGCCTACGGTCCGATCGCCAAGCGGGCGGAGCGCCGGCGCAGCCGCACGGGGACGACGGAGCAGGCCCTTGCGGGCTGA
- the rplS gene encoding 50S ribosomal protein L19, which yields MSHLLDTVDAASLRSDVPAFRPGDTVNVHVRVIEGNRSRVQQFKGVVIRRQGAGVRETFTVRKVSFSVGVERTFPVHTPIVEKIELVTRGDVRRAKLYYLRDLRGKAAKIKEKRDN from the coding sequence ATGTCTCACCTGCTCGACACAGTCGACGCCGCGTCGCTGCGCAGCGACGTCCCGGCCTTCCGCCCCGGTGACACCGTCAACGTCCACGTCCGCGTCATCGAGGGCAACCGCTCCCGTGTGCAGCAGTTCAAGGGCGTAGTCATCCGTCGCCAGGGCGCCGGTGTCCGTGAGACCTTCACGGTCCGCAAGGTCTCGTTCTCCGTCGGCGTCGAGCGCACCTTCCCGGTGCACACCCCGATCGTCGAGAAGATCGAGCTCGTCACCCGCGGTGACGTGCGTCGCGCCAAGCTGTACTACCTCCGTGACCTGCGCGGCAAGGCCGCGAAGATCAAGGAGAAGCGCGACAACTGA
- a CDS encoding tyrosine-type recombinase/integrase, whose protein sequence is MSDDPYRELIEGRVSVPRIGSVVQLRTVHPPYGMLDATGEPFKPVMTYLRQLSLDDNRPLTCRSYAYDLLRWFRILWLLGLSWEKATEAEVTAMVGWLRVIPNPQRRRSNPKAPRPGSVNVRTGKPYLKAGYSPRTINHALTVVSSFYNFYRLTNRGPLINPVPESLARRRALAHHNPMEAPAKFRRTRLRQRVPKTDPRAIPDAMWDEFFEAMTHDRDRAAVLLYVSSGARAGELLGVTPGDINWPKQIFYVISKGTDEKEPVPASPQALVVLAAYIDQTGLPPADQPVFRTRRGPDKPLTYWAMRRVVQRVNDRLRTNWTLHDLRHTAAQRMANDPALTLAQVRAIMRHSDLATTGLYLHQRVEDLFDALQEHYNRPRVERSYAPGYDPEDVKAVFGA, encoded by the coding sequence GTGTCCGACGATCCATACCGAGAACTGATCGAGGGACGGGTATCCGTCCCTCGAATCGGCTCGGTCGTACAGCTCCGTACTGTGCATCCGCCGTACGGCATGCTCGATGCCACCGGAGAGCCGTTCAAGCCCGTGATGACCTACCTCCGGCAGCTCTCGCTTGATGACAACAGGCCGCTGACCTGCCGGAGTTACGCCTACGACTTGCTCCGCTGGTTCCGCATCCTGTGGCTGCTCGGCCTCTCCTGGGAGAAGGCCACCGAGGCCGAGGTCACCGCGATGGTGGGCTGGCTCCGCGTAATCCCGAACCCACAGCGCCGCCGCAGCAACCCGAAGGCTCCTCGGCCCGGGTCCGTGAACGTCCGGACCGGCAAGCCCTACCTCAAGGCGGGGTACTCGCCCAGGACGATCAACCATGCCCTGACGGTGGTCAGCAGCTTCTACAACTTCTATCGCCTCACCAACCGTGGCCCGCTGATCAACCCGGTCCCCGAGTCCCTGGCCCGCCGCCGAGCTCTCGCCCACCACAACCCCATGGAAGCGCCGGCGAAGTTCCGCCGCACACGCCTGCGCCAGAGGGTTCCCAAGACGGACCCGCGAGCCATTCCCGACGCGATGTGGGACGAGTTCTTCGAGGCCATGACCCATGACCGCGACCGTGCTGCCGTCCTGCTCTATGTCTCCAGCGGCGCCCGCGCCGGTGAACTGCTCGGGGTCACCCCGGGTGACATCAACTGGCCCAAGCAGATCTTCTACGTCATTTCCAAGGGGACGGACGAGAAGGAACCCGTGCCGGCCAGCCCGCAGGCCCTGGTGGTGCTCGCCGCCTACATCGATCAGACCGGCCTGCCACCCGCGGACCAGCCGGTGTTCCGCACCCGCCGCGGCCCGGACAAGCCGCTGACCTACTGGGCGATGCGCCGCGTCGTTCAGCGCGTCAACGACAGACTCCGCACCAACTGGACCCTGCACGACCTACGGCACACCGCTGCCCAGCGGATGGCCAACGATCCCGCCCTCACCCTCGCCCAGGTCCGGGCCATCATGCGCCACTCCGACCTGGCCACTACGGGCCTCTACCTGCACCAACGCGTCGAGGATCTCTTCGACGCCCTCCAGGAGCACTACAACCGGCCCCGTGTTGAGCGGAGTTACGCACCCGGCTACGACCCCGAGGACGTGAAGGCGGTATTCGGTGCCTAG
- a CDS encoding DUF2469 domain-containing protein: MSAEDLEKYETEMELKLYREYRDVVGLFKYVIETERRFYLTNDYEMQVHSVQGEVFFEVSMADAWVWDMYRPARFVKQVRVLTFKDVNIEELNKSDLELPSS, translated from the coding sequence ATGAGCGCCGAGGACCTCGAGAAGTACGAGACCGAGATGGAGCTGAAGCTCTACCGGGAGTACCGCGATGTCGTCGGTCTGTTCAAATACGTGATCGAGACCGAACGGCGCTTCTACCTCACCAACGACTACGAGATGCAGGTGCACTCGGTCCAGGGTGAGGTGTTTTTCGAGGTGTCCATGGCGGATGCCTGGGTGTGGGACATGTACCGGCCCGCTCGGTTCGTGAAGCAAGTGCGCGTCCTTACATTCAAGGACGTGAACATCGAGGAGCTCAACAAGAGCGATCTCGAACTGCCGAGCAGCTGA
- a CDS encoding NUDIX hydrolase translates to MRKVARVVLLDPQDRILLLHGHEPEDPSDNWWFTPGGGVEGDETREEAARRELAEETGITEVELGPVLWRRTCSFPFAGRRWDQDEWYYLARTADTREVVPEAAGLTELERRSVAGARWWTCQELNQAHETVYPTRLAELLRRLLDDGPPAGPETLDTEIV, encoded by the coding sequence CTGCGGAAGGTCGCCCGGGTGGTGCTGCTGGACCCGCAGGACCGCATCCTGCTGCTCCACGGCCACGAACCCGAGGATCCGTCGGACAACTGGTGGTTCACACCGGGCGGCGGCGTCGAGGGCGACGAGACGCGGGAAGAGGCGGCCCGAAGGGAACTCGCGGAGGAGACCGGCATCACCGAGGTCGAGCTGGGCCCGGTGCTGTGGCGGCGGACCTGTTCGTTCCCGTTCGCGGGGCGCCGCTGGGACCAGGACGAGTGGTACTACCTGGCCCGGACGGCGGATACGCGAGAAGTGGTGCCCGAGGCCGCGGGACTGACCGAGCTGGAACGGCGCAGTGTCGCCGGAGCGCGCTGGTGGACGTGCCAGGAACTTAACCAGGCACATGAGACGGTGTATCCGACCAGACTCGCCGAGCTGCTGCGCAGGCTGCTCGACGACGGGCCCCCGGCCGGTCCCGAGACCCTCGACACGGAAATCGTCTAG
- a CDS encoding RNA-binding protein, translating to MLEEALEHLVKGIVDNPDDVQVASRNLRRGRVLEVRVHPDDLGKVIGRNGRTARALRTVVGAIGGRGVRVDLVDVDHVR from the coding sequence ATGCTCGAGGAGGCTCTCGAGCACCTCGTGAAGGGCATCGTCGACAACCCGGACGATGTGCAGGTCGCCTCGCGCAACCTGCGTCGCGGACGCGTTCTCGAGGTCCGGGTGCACCCCGACGACCTCGGTAAGGTGATCGGCCGCAACGGCCGCACCGCACGCGCCCTGCGCACCGTCGTGGGCGCCATCGGCGGCCGCGGCGTCCGTGTCGACCTCGTCGACGTGGACCACGTCCGCTGA
- the lepB gene encoding signal peptidase I, translating to MGDLAVGARSGHEGPEERPERPGDSVPPAAEDDVTAGGDNGDDSGGDGGRDERDGDGAAPQPKKPRSFWKELPLLIGIALVLALLIKTFLVQAFSIPSDSMQNTLQQGDRVLVDKLTPWFGSEPERGEVVVFHDPAKWLAGEPTPNPNAIQKGLSWIGLMPSAEEKDLIKRVIGVGGDTVECKGTGPLKVNGKALNETSYVYPGNTPCTVDDLGGQFKVKVPEGKIWVMGDHRQNSLDSRYHQQDKHKGFVPVDNVVGRAIVVAWPPTRWSTLPVPDTFDQNLSAAAPGVLGLAGAVPLVLWRRRRSTVGNTRVSGPGTAG from the coding sequence GTGGGGGATTTGGCGGTCGGCGCACGGTCCGGACACGAGGGCCCCGAGGAGCGACCGGAACGACCCGGAGATTCGGTCCCCCCGGCCGCAGAGGACGACGTGACCGCCGGAGGTGACAACGGAGACGACTCCGGTGGCGACGGAGGCAGGGACGAGCGGGACGGCGACGGAGCCGCCCCGCAGCCGAAGAAACCGCGGTCCTTCTGGAAAGAACTCCCGCTGCTCATCGGTATCGCGCTGGTTCTCGCGCTGCTGATCAAGACCTTCCTGGTGCAGGCGTTCTCGATCCCCTCGGACTCGATGCAGAACACCCTCCAGCAGGGTGACCGCGTCCTGGTCGACAAGTTGACCCCGTGGTTCGGCTCGGAGCCCGAGCGCGGCGAGGTGGTCGTCTTCCACGACCCCGCCAAGTGGCTGGCGGGAGAGCCGACCCCGAACCCGAACGCGATCCAGAAGGGCCTCAGTTGGATCGGCCTGATGCCGTCCGCCGAGGAGAAGGACCTCATCAAGCGCGTCATCGGCGTCGGCGGCGACACCGTCGAGTGCAAGGGCACCGGCCCGCTGAAGGTCAACGGCAAGGCGCTGAACGAGACTTCCTACGTGTACCCGGGGAACACGCCGTGCACCGTGGACGACCTCGGCGGCCAGTTCAAGGTGAAGGTACCCGAAGGCAAAATCTGGGTCATGGGTGACCACCGGCAGAACTCGCTGGACTCCCGTTACCACCAGCAGGACAAGCACAAGGGCTTCGTGCCCGTGGACAACGTCGTGGGCCGCGCCATCGTCGTCGCCTGGCCGCCCACCCGCTGGTCCACGCTGCCGGTGCCGGACACCTTCGACCAGAACCTCAGCGCCGCCGCTCCGGGCGTGCTCGGGCTCGCGGGCGCGGTACCGCTGGTGCTGTGGCGCAGGCGCCGTTCCACCGTCGGGAACACCAGGGTTTCTGGGCCGGGTACCGCCGGGTAG
- a CDS encoding YraN family protein — MKTSKARNALGKYGEDLAARWLTESGMKVLQRNWRSGRAGEIDIVARDGDALVVCEVKTRRTGTFEHPMAAVTPVKAQRLRGLAERWLQEHGGAPPGGVRIDVVGVLLPDRGAPVVEHVRGVA; from the coding sequence ATGAAGACGTCCAAGGCACGCAACGCACTGGGAAAGTACGGCGAGGATCTGGCCGCGCGGTGGCTGACCGAGTCGGGAATGAAGGTCCTGCAGCGCAACTGGCGCTCGGGCCGGGCCGGCGAGATCGACATCGTGGCCCGTGACGGCGACGCGCTGGTCGTCTGCGAGGTCAAGACCCGCCGCACGGGAACCTTCGAGCACCCGATGGCCGCCGTCACCCCCGTCAAGGCGCAGCGGCTGCGCGGCCTCGCCGAGCGCTGGCTGCAAGAACACGGAGGAGCCCCACCGGGCGGCGTCCGTATCGACGTCGTCGGCGTCCTGCTGCCCGACCGCGGCGCCCCCGTCGTGGAGCACGTGCGGGGGGTGGCCTGA
- the rimM gene encoding ribosome maturation factor RimM (Essential for efficient processing of 16S rRNA), translated as MQLVVARVGRAHGIKGEVTVEVRTDEPELRLAPGAVLATDPASAGPLTIETGRVHSGRLLLRFEGVRDRNGAEALRNTLLIAEVDPDDKPEDPDEYYDHQLMDLDVVLKDGTEVGRITEISHLPSQDLFVVERADGTEVLIPFVEEIVVDIDLETQRAVIDPPPGLIDDRAEIASSRDAEDASAGDEA; from the coding sequence GTGCAGCTGGTAGTCGCGCGGGTGGGCCGCGCCCATGGCATCAAGGGCGAGGTCACCGTCGAGGTACGTACCGACGAGCCGGAGCTGCGGCTCGCGCCCGGCGCCGTCCTGGCCACGGACCCCGCCTCGGCCGGTCCGCTGACCATCGAGACGGGGCGGGTGCACAGCGGCCGCCTCCTGCTGCGCTTCGAGGGCGTACGCGACCGCAACGGCGCCGAGGCGCTGCGCAACACCCTGCTGATCGCCGAGGTCGACCCGGACGACAAGCCCGAGGACCCGGACGAGTACTACGACCACCAGCTCATGGACCTGGACGTCGTCCTGAAGGACGGCACCGAGGTCGGACGGATCACCGAGATCTCGCACCTGCCCTCGCAGGACCTCTTCGTGGTCGAGCGGGCCGACGGGACCGAGGTGCTGATCCCGTTCGTCGAGGAGATCGTCGTCGACATCGACCTGGAGACGCAGCGGGCGGTCATCGACCCGCCGCCCGGACTGATCGACGACCGGGCGGAGATCGCCTCCTCCAGGGACGCCGAAGACGCCTCCGCGGGAGACGAGGCGTAA
- the rpsP gene encoding 30S ribosomal protein S16, with protein sequence MAVKIKLKRLGKIRSPHYRIVVADSRTRRDGRAIEEIGLYHPVQNPSRIEVDSERAQYWLGVGAQPTEPVLAILKLTGDWQKYKGEPAPAPLLVAEPKAARPSFDALGGDDEGKGEAITQKKKAEKKDEATAESASTEA encoded by the coding sequence GTGGCAGTCAAGATCAAGCTGAAGCGTCTGGGCAAGATCCGTTCGCCTCACTACCGCATCGTCGTCGCCGACTCCCGTACCCGCCGTGACGGCCGGGCCATCGAGGAGATCGGCCTGTACCACCCGGTGCAGAACCCCTCGCGCATCGAGGTCGACTCCGAGCGTGCGCAGTACTGGCTGGGTGTCGGCGCGCAGCCGACCGAGCCCGTTCTCGCCATTCTCAAGCTGACCGGCGACTGGCAGAAGTACAAGGGCGAGCCCGCCCCGGCGCCGCTGCTCGTGGCCGAGCCGAAGGCCGCGCGCCCGTCGTTCGACGCCCTGGGCGGCGACGACGAGGGCAAGGGTGAGGCCATCACCCAGAAGAAGAAGGCTGAGAAGAAGGACGAGGCCACCGCCGAGTCCGCGTCGACCGAGGCCTGA
- the trmD gene encoding tRNA (guanosine(37)-N1)-methyltransferase TrmD: protein MRLDVLTIFPEYLEPLNVSLVGKARARGQLNVHVHDLRQWTYDRHNTVDDTPYGGGPGMVMKTDPWGDALDSVLADGYETGSHGPVMVVPTPSGRPFNQELAVELSQRPWLVFTPARYEGIDRRVIDEYATRMPVYEVSIGDYVLAGGEAAVLVVTEAVARLLPGVLGNAESHRDDSFAPGAMANLLEGPVYTKPPQWRDRGIPDVLLSGHHGKIARWRRDEALKRTTANRPDLIERCDPAAFDKKDREMLSILGWQPGPDGRFWRRPEAVEE from the coding sequence ATGCGGCTCGACGTCCTCACGATCTTCCCCGAGTACCTGGAACCCCTGAACGTCTCGCTCGTCGGCAAGGCACGCGCGCGTGGACAGCTGAATGTGCACGTGCATGATCTTCGGCAGTGGACGTACGACCGGCACAACACGGTCGACGACACCCCGTACGGCGGCGGCCCCGGCATGGTCATGAAGACCGACCCCTGGGGCGACGCGCTGGACTCCGTCCTCGCGGACGGCTACGAGACGGGCTCCCACGGGCCGGTCATGGTCGTCCCCACACCGAGCGGACGTCCGTTCAACCAGGAGCTCGCCGTCGAGCTCTCGCAGCGACCCTGGCTGGTCTTCACACCTGCCCGCTACGAGGGCATCGACCGGCGCGTCATCGACGAGTACGCGACCCGCATGCCCGTATACGAGGTGTCCATCGGCGACTACGTGCTGGCCGGCGGCGAGGCGGCCGTCCTCGTCGTCACCGAGGCCGTGGCCCGGCTGCTGCCCGGTGTCCTCGGCAACGCGGAGTCGCACCGGGACGACTCCTTCGCGCCGGGAGCCATGGCCAACCTCCTGGAGGGGCCCGTCTACACGAAGCCGCCCCAGTGGCGCGACCGCGGGATCCCGGACGTGCTGCTCAGCGGCCACCACGGGAAGATCGCCCGCTGGCGGCGGGACGAGGCACTGAAGCGCACGACGGCCAACAGGCCGGACCTCATCGAGCGTTGCGACCCCGCCGCCTTCGACAAGAAGGACCGCGAAATGCTCTCCATCCTCGGCTGGCAGCCCGGCCCCGACGGCCGATTTTGGCGCAGGCCAGAGGCCGTGGAAGAATAG
- the lepB gene encoding signal peptidase I, with translation MDAEAQHTERDRSSHPAGSEEISDTEGTEERSRFALVARAADRLPGGRITLTVLFCLFFLLLLSRFVIQPFQIPSGSMEPGLRIGDRVLVNKLAYRFGAEPRRGDVVVFDGTGYFGDADYIKRVVGVGGDHVVCCDRQGRIEVNGRSVDESTFLFPGDKPSEVSFDVAVPDGALFVLGDHRGDSSDSRDHLGSPGGGMIPVDDVIGRADWIAWPLGHWTRLGRADDYARVPAAAGRGAPAASGPSTADGVHG, from the coding sequence ATGGACGCCGAAGCACAGCACACGGAGCGCGACCGCTCCTCCCACCCCGCCGGATCCGAGGAGATCTCGGACACAGAGGGGACGGAGGAACGGTCGCGTTTCGCGTTGGTGGCCCGGGCCGCCGACCGGCTGCCCGGTGGCCGGATCACCCTGACCGTGCTGTTCTGTCTCTTTTTTCTGCTCCTGCTCAGCCGCTTCGTAATCCAGCCGTTCCAGATTCCCAGTGGCTCGATGGAGCCCGGATTGAGGATCGGGGACCGCGTTCTCGTAAATAAGTTGGCGTACCGTTTCGGTGCTGAGCCGAGGCGCGGTGACGTCGTCGTGTTCGACGGCACCGGTTACTTCGGCGACGCCGACTACATCAAGCGTGTCGTCGGCGTGGGGGGAGACCATGTGGTCTGCTGCGACAGGCAGGGGAGGATCGAGGTGAACGGCCGGTCGGTCGACGAGTCGACGTTTCTGTTCCCGGGCGACAAGCCGTCAGAGGTGTCCTTCGACGTCGCAGTGCCCGACGGCGCTCTGTTCGTCCTCGGCGACCACCGCGGTGACTCCAGCGACTCCCGCGACCACCTGGGCTCCCCGGGCGGCGGCATGATCCCCGTCGACGACGTGATCGGCAGAGCCGACTGGATCGCCTGGCCCCTCGGCCACTGGACCCGCCTGGGGCGTGCCGACGACTACGCGCGCGTGCCCGCCGCCGCGGGACGCGGCGCCCCGGCGGCGAGCGGGCCGAGCACCGCGGACGGTGTCCATGGGTAA